Below is a genomic region from Brassica rapa cultivar Chiifu-401-42 chromosome A08, CAAS_Brap_v3.01, whole genome shotgun sequence.
aaaaaatctcgtaACAATATTTGGTTCGCGTGAGATCACACCTACTATATAGTCTGAAAGTTCACTGGTTTCACCTAGTATATAGTCTGAAAGCTCATTGGTTTatagttcaaaaaaaagttcatatggtaaaacaaaaacatcaaatatACGTTATGAAAATGGTCCAACAGAGTAATGAGTAATAGTACTCACTACTCACTCCTCAACCTACTATATAGTCCGAAAGTTCATTGTTTTATAGTGTATATATGGTAAAATAAGTtcaaaaacatcaaataaacGTAATGAAAATGGTCCAAGCGAGTGATAAGTAATAGTACTCATATCGGTTCAACAAGCCTCTCCTATATTAAACCGTGTCACTCCTCTTCACTACTCCTACATTTCTCAATTATTGATATCATCACTCAAAGAACAATTCTCAGCCTTATTCTCTTATTGCTTATCCATAATGGGAGAGGTCCTTAAGAAGGAGGCGTACGGACTGGCTGTAAAAGACGAATCTGGAGTTATCTCGCCTTTCCGTTTCTCAAGAAGGTTCCAGTTTCCTTTTAACGAATTGATGATCTCTATGaattatgtttcatattatatgttttctttgAATGAAACTTAATTTCGTGGGATTAATGTATAGGGAGACAGGAGAAAATGATGTGAGGTTAAAAGTGTTGTTCTGTGGAATTTGCCACACAGATTTAAGCATGGCCATAAACGAGTGGGGGTTTACTAGTTACCCCCTTGTCCCCGGGTAAGACAACATTTGGATACTCAAAAGATACTCAAAATCATATCAATAATGGAATTTAATATGAAAACATTCCATCTGatcaaaatccaaataaaaaaaatttagaaaccgtaaaattttgattcagattcaaataataatatttaagatTACGGATCAGTATCCCAATCCCAGACATGGTAAATTCTAATCTTACAATTCATAACCCTTAAATATACTAAAGTTTTGTAAGAGATACTCAAAATCAAAGATAGAATTATTTATGAAAAGATTCCATCTGAGATTCAGTTCAAAGAATTTggatattttaacattttgagTTTGAATTCAAATATTTAAGTTAAGCAAAAACTGTCAGGATCCCAAATATCGTGAATTTCTGATATATTTTTGACAAATTTGAATTTCTGATATTATAATCAATACCtgttaaatatattaaagttagagattatgtacttttatatataaaagatatacaatttttaagtttattataagttataacatatcatatcatattatttttaataaatgtttccaaaaatataattttagaatttatttGGATGTTCttttgaaaattgtttttttttttttggtttttcataATTAACCTCATTATAATTGTTTCAGGCATGAAATAGTGGGCGTGGTGACTGAAGTCGGAGCCAAAGTGACTAAATTCAACGCCGGAGACAAAGTGGGAGTTGGTTATATGGTCAGCTCATGCGGGTCATGTGAAACCTGCACTGATGACCAAGAGAACTACTGTCCAAAAATGATCCTAACGTCCGGAGGCAAGTATTACGATGACACTATAACATATGGTGGTTACTCCGACCACATGGTTTGTGAAGAGGACTACATCATCCGTATTCCAGAAAATCTTCCCTTAGACGCTACCGCGCCGCTACTTTGCGCTGGGACCACCGTCTATTCCCCGATGAAGTATCACGGGCTCGACAAGCCGGGTATGCACATTGGTGTGGTGGGACTAGGCGGTTTAGGTCATGTAGCTGTGAAATTTGCTAAGGCTATGGGTACTAAGGTTACAGTTATTAGTACTTCGGATAGGAAGAGAGACGAGGCGTTAACTCGGCTTGGTGCGGATCTGTTCTTGGTGAGCCGTGACCCGGAACAGATGAAGGATGCAATGGGTACTATGGATGGTATTATTGATACCGTATCTGCTCCTCATCCAGTTCTTCCGATTCTTGATTTGCTTAAATATAAGGGTAAACTTATTATGGTTGGTGCACCTGATAAACCGCTTGAGCTTCCGGTTCTGCCTCTCATCTTTGGTAAGAACCATCTTTTTTGACGATTATCTCACATGATACTTTTATTGTCGATTCATAagcttataaattataatatgtaTATGGTTTTCATGACGAAATACTAACCCTTTTTTTAGAGTATGTTGTCTTTAGCCAAATTTAAGGATTGTCTTAATTTCAAAATCTC
It encodes:
- the LOC103835065 gene encoding cinnamyl alcohol dehydrogenase 7 isoform X1, which encodes MGEVLKKEAYGLAVKDESGVISPFRFSRRETGENDVRLKVLFCGICHTDLSMAINEWGFTSYPLVPGHEIVGVVTEVGAKVTKFNAGDKVGVGYMVSSCGSCETCTDDQENYCPKMILTSGGKYYDDTITYGGYSDHMVCEEDYIIRIPENLPLDATAPLLCAGTTVYSPMKYHGLDKPGMHIGVVGLGGLGHVAVKFAKAMGTKVTVISTSDRKRDEALTRLGADLFLVSRDPEQMKDAMGTMDGIIDTVSAPHPVLPILDLLKYKGKLIMVGAPDKPLELPVLPLIFGKKMVVGSMVGGIKETQEMMDLAGKHNITADIELISADYVNTAMKRLEKADVRYRFVIDVANTLKPGP
- the LOC103835065 gene encoding cinnamyl alcohol dehydrogenase 7 isoform X2, with the protein product MGEVLKKEAYGLAVKDESGVISPFRFSRRHEIVGVVTEVGAKVTKFNAGDKVGVGYMVSSCGSCETCTDDQENYCPKMILTSGGKYYDDTITYGGYSDHMVCEEDYIIRIPENLPLDATAPLLCAGTTVYSPMKYHGLDKPGMHIGVVGLGGLGHVAVKFAKAMGTKVTVISTSDRKRDEALTRLGADLFLVSRDPEQMKDAMGTMDGIIDTVSAPHPVLPILDLLKYKGKLIMVGAPDKPLELPVLPLIFGKKMVVGSMVGGIKETQEMMDLAGKHNITADIELISADYVNTAMKRLEKADVRYRFVIDVANTLKPGP